The following coding sequences are from one Capsicum annuum cultivar UCD-10X-F1 chromosome 3, UCD10Xv1.1, whole genome shotgun sequence window:
- the LOC124897268 gene encoding EPIDERMAL PATTERNING FACTOR-like protein 3 produces MKGKFCCFVLIIFAFSLLCVKSRPLASNQHFVHSANELKGNTSNVSKEDMKMIGSSPPSCEHKCYGCMPCEAIQVPTNTGRVGVQYTNYEPEGWKCKCGPAFYTP; encoded by the exons atgAAGGGTAAATTCTGCTGTTTTGTGCTAATCATATTTGCGTTTAGTTTACTTTGTGTTAAAAGCAGGCCATTAGCATCTAATCAACATTTTGTGCACAGTGCAAATGAG ctCAAGGGAAATACGAGTAACGTGAGTAAAGAAGATATGAAAATGATAGGATCAAGTCCACCGAGCTGCGAGCACAAGTGCTATGGATGTATGCCTTGTGAAGCCATACAAGTACCAACAAACACGGGTCGTGTTGGAGTTCAGTACACTAATTACGAGCCCGAAGGCTGGAAATGCAAGTGTGGTCCTGCATTCTACACTCCTTAG